From Chryseotalea sp. WA131a:
TTGACGCTGCCCGCCTGATAGTTTGACGCCTCGCTCACCAATTACAGTATCAAGACCCAATTCAAAGCGATCGGTAAACTCATGGACAAACGCAGCTTTCACTGCTTGTTGCAATTCGTTTTCGGTAGCGTTTGGTCGAGGGAATAGAATATTTTCACGGATGGTGCCTTCAAACAGAAAATCATCTTGCAACACCACACCCAACTGACTGCGGTAGCTATCCAATGAAACTTTGCTTTGGTCAATGCCATCGATCGATATCAAACCAGAATCGGGATTTAAAAAAGTGGCGGCCAATCCGGCAATAGTAGTCTTGCCTGAGCCGGAGGTGCCCACCAAAGCAGTGACTGAACCAGACGGGGCCAGGAAGCTTATATTTTTCAATACTGGTTTTCCTTCTTCGTAGGCAAACGTAACATCGTTGAAAGCGACATCACCTTTCATTTTATCGAGCTTTACAGTGCGGATAGTGCCATCGTCTTCGATAGGTGTGTTCATCAATTCTTCCGTGCGATCCAATCCCGCAAAGGCTTCTGTCAATTGACTGCCAATGTTGCTCATTTGCACAATGGGCGCAATCATGAATACCATAAACATAGTGAACTGTAAAAAATCTCCGGCCGTTAAATTAAAATAGCCGCTGAGGCCCATGATGCCTACACTTGCCAAGCCCACTAAAAATGTTCCGGAGCTGGTAACCAAACTGGTAGAAGTCAAACTCTTTTTTACATTTTGAAATAATTGGTCAACACCTTTTTCAAAAACTTTTATTTCTTGAGGTTCGGCATTGAACCCTTTGATAACACGAACGCCATTCAGTGTTTCGGTCAGTCGGCCAGTGACTTCCGCAGTTATCTTTCCACGCTCT
This genomic window contains:
- a CDS encoding ABC transporter ATP-binding protein, giving the protein MPKSKVTIGHVFKTIIWPRKNLLLVGLILIIISRAAGLVPPWATKPFMDDILVNHDLSKLPNLLILVTASILLQAVTSFLLTKILSVEAQHLISQLRSKVQKHLLRLPIRFFDNQKSGALVSRVMNDVEGVRNLVGTGLVQLIGGILTAIISVGFLIHINPWMTLFILLPMSIFGVITLKAFSIIRPVFRERGKITAEVTGRLTETLNGVRVIKGFNAEPQEIKVFEKGVDQLFQNVKKSLTSTSLVTSSGTFLVGLASVGIMGLSGYFNLTAGDFLQFTMFMVFMIAPIVQMSNIGSQLTEAFAGLDRTEELMNTPIEDDGTIRTVKLDKMKGDVAFNDVTFAYEEGKPVLKNISFLAPSGSVTALVGTSGSGKTTIAGLAATFLNPDSGLISIDGIDQSKVSLDSYRSQLGVVLQDDFLFEGTIRENILFPRPNATENELQQAVKAAFVHEFTDRFELGLDTVIGERGVKLSGGQRQRIAIARAILANPRILILDEATSNLDTQSESYIQNSLRTLMQGRTTFVIAHRLSTIRQADQILVVEDGEIVERGKHEELIEKKGRYFELYTYQARI